One window of the Streptomyces sp. TS71-3 genome contains the following:
- a CDS encoding diiron oxygenase, with protein sequence MTVVTDGAVLRDALGLLKDREEVAERLLEASVKHSFDPDTELDWDAPPAPDKWFWPPELVSLYDTPLWRRMPEEQRMDLARHEAASLASLGIWFEIILMQLLVRHIYDMPVTSAHVQYALTEIGDETRHSKMFARLIRTSGTPTYAVTRLHHNMARVMKTISTTPGSFASTLLGEEILDWMQRLTFPDERVQPLVRGVTRIHVVEEARHVRYAREELRRQMVTAPAWQRRLVGVTSGQSAQVFALSFVNPKVYTDVGLDRAEAVAQVRASGHRREVMQTGAKRLTDFLDDVGVLRGAGRRMWRSSGLLA encoded by the coding sequence ATGACGGTCGTGACCGACGGTGCGGTGCTGCGCGACGCGCTCGGGCTGCTCAAGGACCGGGAGGAGGTGGCCGAACGGTTGCTGGAGGCCTCCGTGAAGCACTCCTTCGACCCGGACACCGAACTCGACTGGGACGCCCCGCCGGCCCCGGACAAGTGGTTCTGGCCGCCGGAGCTGGTCTCGCTCTACGACACCCCGCTGTGGCGCCGGATGCCCGAGGAACAGCGGATGGACCTCGCCCGGCACGAGGCCGCCTCGCTCGCCTCGCTCGGCATCTGGTTCGAGATCATCCTGATGCAGCTCCTGGTGCGCCACATCTACGACATGCCCGTGACCAGCGCCCATGTGCAGTACGCCCTCACGGAGATCGGCGACGAGACCCGGCACTCGAAGATGTTCGCCCGGCTGATACGGACGAGCGGCACGCCCACGTACGCGGTCACCCGGCTGCACCACAACATGGCCCGGGTGATGAAGACGATCTCGACGACCCCGGGTTCCTTCGCCAGCACCCTGCTGGGCGAGGAGATCCTTGACTGGATGCAGCGCCTGACATTCCCCGACGAGCGGGTGCAGCCGCTGGTGCGGGGCGTGACGCGGATCCACGTGGTCGAGGAGGCACGGCACGTGCGGTACGCGCGCGAGGAGCTGCGCCGCCAGATGGTGACCGCGCCCGCGTGGCAGCGGCGGCTGGTCGGGGTCACCTCCGGCCAGTCCGCGCAGGTCTTCGCGCTGTCCTTCGTCAACCCGAAGGTCTACACGGACGTCGGCCTCGACCGCGCGGAGGCCGTGGCACAGGTGCGGGCCAGCGGACACCGCCGGGAGGTCATGCAGACGGGCGCCAAGCGGCTGACGGACTTCCTCGACGACGTGGGCGTGCTGCGCGGTGCCGGGCGGCGGATGTGGCGGTCGTCGGGGCTGCTCGCCTGA
- a CDS encoding DUF3291 domain-containing protein produces the protein MSSFDSNATEPTPTAGEFELAQVNIARLRAPLDSPVPEDFAAAVGPVNEVADGSDGFVRRLRSDSGDATDVPVFDDSWLIHAFTLRSAFPPSAAPGTSAPAPSAPAPAVSAPSAAEPSAPAASADLGQGD, from the coding sequence ATGTCTTCATTCGACTCGAACGCCACCGAACCCACGCCCACAGCTGGGGAGTTCGAGCTCGCACAGGTCAACATCGCCCGGCTCCGCGCCCCGCTGGACTCCCCCGTGCCGGAGGACTTCGCGGCCGCGGTGGGCCCCGTGAACGAGGTCGCCGACGGCTCGGACGGCTTCGTCCGGCGGTTGCGGAGCGACTCGGGCGACGCGACCGACGTGCCCGTCTTCGACGACTCCTGGCTGATCCACGCCTTCACGCTCCGATCAGCCTTCCCGCCCTCGGCGGCGCCCGGCACGTCCGCTCCGGCGCCGTCCGCGCCCGCTCCTGCCGTGTCCGCGCCGTCCGCGGCGGAACCGTCCGCTCCGGCCGCGTCCGCGGACCTTGGCCAAGGGGATTGA
- a CDS encoding penicillin-binding transpeptidase domain-containing protein, with protein sequence MTPHIRRSAALCAVLLIALLVNAARVQLVGAGADEHRAADRRPAIARYAQPRGAIIVDGRPVTGSRDTHQQLRHERTYLDGPLYAPVTGFASQLYGTSLLEGAEDAVLSGTEPRLAPLPLWHELTLSRSPGGRVVTTLDPAAQRAAFRQLAGRRGAVAAVDPRSGAILALVSSPSYDPGELSGNGPGAERAWRRLSHDPDQPMLSRATGRTYPPGSTFKVVTAAAALDAGTVLDVDAATRSPDPYRLPGTASTLTNEVPGCANASLRYAFTWSCNTVFARLGTRVGTSGMAAAARRFGFGVPGPRIPFGTAASAFGRPGDGAQLALSSIGQLDTRATPLEMAMVAAAVADDGVLRAPYLVDRATTAGGGLLRLGWGSRPPQRAMRPLTALRLRELMTGVVTNGTGTRAAIPGATVGGKTGTAEHGSGPPYAWFVAWAQPAGAVRPTVAVAVLLEGGAGGAGRAGGAAGSHRVRDTTSAAGAEVSGGELAAPIAKRVMEAVLPAR encoded by the coding sequence ATGACCCCGCACATCCGGCGGTCCGCGGCGCTGTGCGCGGTGCTCCTGATCGCCCTGCTGGTGAACGCGGCCCGGGTCCAGCTCGTCGGCGCGGGGGCCGACGAGCACCGGGCGGCCGACCGCCGCCCCGCCATCGCCCGGTACGCGCAGCCGCGCGGCGCCATCATCGTCGACGGCCGCCCGGTGACCGGTTCGCGGGACACCCACCAGCAGCTCCGCCACGAACGCACCTACCTGGACGGGCCGTTGTACGCGCCGGTGACCGGCTTCGCGTCGCAGCTGTACGGCACCAGCCTGCTGGAGGGCGCCGAGGACGCCGTGCTGTCCGGGACCGAACCGCGGCTCGCGCCGCTGCCCCTGTGGCACGAACTGACCCTCTCGCGCAGCCCCGGCGGCCGGGTCGTCACCACGCTGGACCCGGCGGCGCAGCGGGCGGCGTTCCGGCAACTCGCGGGGCGCAGGGGCGCGGTGGCCGCCGTGGACCCGAGGAGCGGCGCGATCCTGGCCCTGGTGTCGTCACCGTCGTACGACCCGGGAGAGCTGTCCGGCAACGGCCCTGGCGCCGAGCGCGCCTGGCGGCGGCTGAGCCACGACCCGGACCAGCCGATGCTGAGCCGCGCGACCGGCCGTACGTACCCGCCGGGTTCGACGTTCAAGGTGGTGACGGCGGCCGCGGCGCTCGACGCGGGCACGGTCCTCGACGTCGACGCCGCCACCCGCTCCCCCGACCCGTACCGCCTGCCGGGCACGGCGAGCACGCTCACGAACGAGGTGCCCGGGTGCGCGAACGCCTCGCTGCGGTACGCGTTCACCTGGTCCTGCAACACCGTCTTCGCCCGGCTCGGCACCCGGGTGGGGACGTCCGGGATGGCCGCGGCCGCCCGCCGCTTCGGCTTCGGCGTGCCGGGGCCCCGGATCCCGTTCGGGACCGCCGCGAGCGCGTTCGGCAGACCGGGGGACGGCGCGCAGCTCGCGCTCTCGTCGATCGGGCAGCTCGACACCCGGGCGACCCCGCTGGAGATGGCGATGGTCGCCGCGGCGGTCGCCGACGACGGCGTGCTCCGCGCGCCGTACCTGGTGGACCGCGCGACCACCGCGGGCGGCGGCCTGCTCCGGCTGGGCTGGGGCAGCCGGCCGCCGCAGCGCGCGATGAGGCCGCTGACCGCGCTCAGGCTGCGCGAGCTCATGACCGGCGTGGTGACGAACGGCACCGGCACCCGCGCCGCGATCCCCGGCGCGACGGTCGGCGGCAAGACCGGCACCGCCGAGCACGGCTCCGGCCCGCCGTACGCCTGGTTCGTCGCGTGGGCGCAGCCGGCGGGGGCGGTGCGTCCGACGGTGGCGGTGGCGGTGCTCCTAGAAGGGGGAGCAGGAGGGGCAGGGCGAGCAGGAGGGGCGGCAGGCAGCCACCGGGTTCGCGACACGACCTCCGCGGCCGGCGCCGAGGTCAGCGGGGGCGAGCTGGCCGCGCCGATCGCGAAGCGGGTGATGGAGGCGGTGCTGCCCGCGAGGTGA
- a CDS encoding FtsW/RodA/SpoVE family cell cycle protein translates to MTGTTRPAHSPEPAAPRGPAGPAESAAAPAETAVLPTGAATAPFPGPSRGTELALVLLALLLCGCGYCAVELATSGAVPDGIAWYGGGMAALALLAHLAVRLRAPGADPLLLPTAVLLNGIGLVLIHRLDLATPGRPAAPAQLVWSALGVALFIAVVAGLRDHRTLRRYTYLSAVTALLLMTVPVFFPAVNGARIWVRLGGLSLQPAEFAKVLLAVFFAGHLAAHGTALAHSGRRIWRCRLPTGRALGPVLAAWLLSVAVLVFERDLGTSLLFFLLFVILLYVATGRTGWIAVGLLLAALGAWAVGRLEPHVHARIEVWLHPFATVDAGRGPGQLAQSLFAFDAGGLTGTGLGLGHSALVGFAAKSDFILATAGEELGLVGLTALFLLYGLLVERGFRTALALRDRFGRLLSVGLASIVALQVFVIAGGVTGLIPLTGMAMPFLAQGGSSVVTNWVIVALLVRAGDAARRQAGGAGRWRRVEAVGAP, encoded by the coding sequence ATGACGGGAACGACCCGACCAGCGCACTCGCCCGAACCGGCGGCGCCCCGCGGCCCGGCCGGACCCGCGGAGAGCGCCGCTGCCCCCGCGGAGACGGCGGTCCTCCCCACCGGAGCGGCCACGGCCCCCTTCCCCGGCCCCTCCCGCGGCACCGAGCTGGCCCTCGTCCTGCTCGCCCTGCTCCTGTGCGGCTGCGGCTACTGCGCCGTGGAGCTGGCCACCAGCGGTGCGGTGCCCGACGGGATCGCCTGGTACGGCGGGGGCATGGCGGCACTCGCGCTGCTGGCGCACCTCGCCGTCCGGCTGCGCGCCCCGGGCGCCGACCCGCTCCTGCTGCCGACCGCGGTGCTGCTCAACGGCATCGGCCTCGTCCTGATCCACCGGCTGGACCTGGCGACCCCTGGCCGTCCGGCGGCGCCCGCCCAGCTCGTGTGGTCGGCGCTCGGTGTCGCGCTGTTCATCGCCGTCGTGGCCGGGCTGCGCGACCACCGGACGCTGCGGCGGTACACCTACCTGTCCGCGGTGACCGCGCTGCTGCTGATGACCGTCCCGGTGTTCTTCCCCGCCGTCAACGGCGCCCGGATCTGGGTGCGGCTCGGCGGGCTCTCGCTCCAGCCGGCGGAGTTCGCCAAGGTCCTGCTCGCCGTCTTCTTCGCCGGGCACCTCGCCGCGCACGGCACGGCGCTCGCGCACTCCGGCCGGCGGATCTGGCGCTGCCGGCTGCCGACCGGGCGCGCCCTCGGGCCGGTGCTGGCGGCCTGGCTGCTGAGCGTGGCGGTCCTGGTGTTCGAACGGGACCTCGGCACCTCGCTGCTGTTCTTCCTGCTCTTCGTGATCCTGCTGTACGTGGCCACCGGCCGCACCGGGTGGATCGCGGTCGGGCTGCTCCTCGCGGCACTCGGGGCGTGGGCGGTGGGCCGCCTCGAACCGCACGTGCACGCGCGCATCGAGGTGTGGCTGCACCCGTTCGCCACGGTCGACGCGGGACGGGGGCCCGGCCAGCTCGCGCAGTCGCTGTTCGCCTTCGACGCGGGCGGCTTGACGGGCACCGGCCTCGGACTCGGCCACTCGGCGCTCGTCGGCTTCGCCGCGAAGTCCGACTTCATCCTGGCCACCGCGGGCGAGGAACTGGGCCTCGTGGGCCTCACCGCGCTCTTCCTGCTCTACGGGCTGCTGGTGGAGCGCGGTTTCCGCACGGCGCTCGCGCTGCGCGACCGGTTCGGGCGGCTGCTGTCGGTCGGCCTCGCCTCGATCGTGGCGCTCCAGGTCTTCGTGATCGCGGGCGGGGTCACCGGGCTGATCCCGCTGACCGGCATGGCGATGCCGTTCCTCGCCCAGGGCGGCTCGTCGGTCGTCACCAACTGGGTGATCGTGGCGCTGCTGGTGCGCGCGGGCGACGCGGCGCGCCGCCAGGCCGGCGGCGCGGGGCGGTGGCGCCGGGTGGAGGCGGTGGGGGCGCCATGA
- a CDS encoding SH3 domain-containing protein — protein sequence MFLRFPALRLATALAGGALAALTATGPATATTGSSETTGQQTYWGRVTARTGLLLRDAPNRSGAVVRTEPYNAVVPIYCKTRGENVDGNDLWYVLTDGTWAWGSARYIANIGAPPRWC from the coding sequence ATGTTCCTGCGGTTCCCCGCCCTCCGGCTCGCCACGGCCCTGGCCGGCGGCGCCCTCGCCGCCCTCACGGCCACCGGCCCCGCCACCGCGACGACCGGCAGCTCCGAAACCACCGGCCAGCAGACCTACTGGGGCCGGGTCACGGCCCGCACCGGACTGCTGCTGCGCGACGCCCCCAACCGCAGCGGCGCGGTCGTGCGCACGGAGCCCTACAACGCGGTCGTCCCCATCTACTGCAAGACGCGGGGCGAGAACGTCGACGGGAACGACCTCTGGTACGTCCTGACCGACGGCACCTGGGCCTGGGGCTCCGCGCGGTACATCGCCAACATCGGTGCCCCGCCGCGCTGGTGCTGA
- a CDS encoding nuclease-related domain-containing protein produces MSGLRVVPTRRGGREWVYVCRPDGAHVAWYDREAARVSIVRQGLTEEVLQALRPFLSGDVTVGPPPAPTASELARLALHPDDDLAPNRPGETLRVALDREPAPARRLRPDPRRRALAAEEAVGEALERMEGAGHHALHSIPLPGGDRIHHLLIGPAGLFALHTLPAHRRRVRVAASTVDTGRGRPVPLLDRIRGCADRAAHVLQVEVRPVLVLFDPQTVQITGAADDVRVVRDSELPALGGHGVVLKPADVESLYATARDRHTWLGL; encoded by the coding sequence ATGAGCGGACTGCGGGTCGTGCCGACCCGCCGGGGCGGCCGGGAGTGGGTGTACGTGTGCCGGCCCGACGGTGCGCACGTCGCCTGGTACGACCGCGAGGCGGCCCGGGTCAGCATCGTGCGCCAGGGCCTCACCGAGGAGGTGCTGCAAGCCCTGCGCCCTTTCCTGAGCGGCGATGTGACGGTCGGCCCGCCGCCGGCGCCCACCGCCTCGGAGCTGGCCCGGCTCGCCCTGCACCCCGACGACGACCTCGCCCCCAACCGCCCGGGGGAGACGCTGCGCGTCGCCCTCGACCGCGAGCCGGCACCGGCCAGGCGGCTGCGCCCCGACCCGCGGCGCCGGGCGCTGGCCGCGGAGGAGGCGGTGGGCGAGGCGCTGGAGCGGATGGAGGGCGCCGGGCACCATGCCCTGCACTCCATCCCGCTGCCCGGCGGCGACCGCATCCACCACCTGCTGATTGGTCCCGCCGGACTCTTCGCCCTGCACACCCTGCCCGCGCACCGGCGCCGGGTGCGCGTCGCCGCGTCCACGGTGGACACCGGACGGGGCAGGCCCGTGCCCCTGCTGGACCGGATCCGCGGGTGCGCCGACCGAGCCGCCCACGTCCTCCAGGTCGAGGTGCGGCCCGTCCTCGTCCTGTTCGATCCGCAGACCGTGCAGATCACGGGGGCCGCGGACGACGTCCGGGTGGTACGGGACAGCGAGCTGCCGGCGCTCGGCGGGCACGGGGTCGTGCTGAAACCGGCGGACGTGGAGTCCCTCTACGCGACGGCGCGCGACCGGCACACGTGGCTGGGGCTCTGA
- the ligD gene encoding non-homologous end-joining DNA ligase, producing the protein MTPITEVEGRRIALSNLEKVLYPRGGFTKAEMLHYYATVSGPLLAQLRDRPVSFLRFPDGPEGQRFFSKNLPPGTPEWVSTAEVPHAEGPTRQVLVQDLATLMWAANLVTEFHTPQWRADAPGVADRLVFDLDPGAPATVVDCCEMALWLRERMGEDGLEAFAKTSGSKGLHLLVPLEPAPSKQVTAYARGLAVQAGRALAGRATHLMKRSLRPGKVFVDFSQNAAAKTTATPYTLRAVAEPAVSAPVTWDEVAACRDPSELVVTAQEVPARLEAHGDLLAPLMDPQRARPLP; encoded by the coding sequence ATGACGCCGATCACCGAGGTGGAGGGGCGGCGCATCGCGCTGTCCAACCTGGAGAAGGTGCTCTATCCCCGCGGCGGTTTCACCAAGGCCGAGATGCTGCACTACTACGCCACGGTCTCCGGCCCGCTGCTGGCGCAGCTCAGGGACCGCCCGGTGTCGTTCCTGCGCTTCCCCGACGGCCCCGAGGGCCAGCGCTTCTTCAGCAAGAACCTGCCGCCGGGCACGCCCGAGTGGGTGAGCACCGCCGAGGTCCCCCATGCGGAGGGCCCCACCCGCCAGGTGCTCGTGCAGGATCTGGCGACGCTGATGTGGGCGGCGAACCTCGTCACGGAGTTCCACACGCCCCAGTGGCGCGCGGACGCGCCCGGCGTCGCCGACCGGCTCGTCTTCGACCTGGACCCGGGCGCGCCCGCCACCGTTGTCGACTGCTGCGAGATGGCCCTGTGGCTGCGCGAGCGGATGGGCGAGGACGGCCTTGAGGCGTTCGCGAAGACCTCGGGGTCGAAGGGCCTGCACCTGCTCGTGCCGCTGGAGCCCGCCCCCTCCAAGCAGGTCACGGCCTACGCGCGGGGCCTCGCGGTGCAGGCGGGGCGTGCGCTCGCCGGGCGCGCCACCCATCTGATGAAGCGCAGCCTGCGGCCGGGGAAGGTCTTCGTCGACTTCAGCCAGAACGCGGCGGCCAAGACCACCGCGACCCCCTACACGCTGCGCGCCGTCGCCGAGCCCGCCGTGTCCGCGCCGGTGACCTGGGACGAGGTGGCGGCCTGCCGGGACCCGTCCGAACTGGTGGTGACGGCCCAGGAGGTGCCGGCCCGGTTGGAGGCGCACGGGGACCTGCTGGCCCCGCTGATGGATCCACAGCGAGCCCGTCCGCTGCCCTGA
- a CDS encoding Ku protein has protein sequence MRSIWNGAISFGLVSIPIKLVNATESHSVSFRQIHTEDGGRVRYRKVCDLEGQEVPQDEISRGYQAPDGTIIPITDDELAALPVPTAKTIDIVAFVPGERIDPLQLGTAYYLQANGAQAAKPYTLLREALKRSGRVAIAKFSLRGRERLGMLRVVEDVIAMHGLLWPDEIRAPELAAPETDVRVRDAELDLADTLMDTLGEVELDSLHDDYRQALEELIVSKAEGRQLERPKGEPGGGKVIDLMAALESSVRAAEAAGKAGTAKGGATRSGAAKSGAAKAGGKKAPAKAASAKEAPAKRAPAKKASAKKAGGKKAAPAKKAPPRGRKSA, from the coding sequence ATGCGATCCATCTGGAACGGCGCCATCTCCTTCGGGCTGGTCAGCATCCCCATCAAGCTGGTGAACGCCACCGAGAGCCACTCGGTGTCCTTCCGGCAGATCCACACGGAGGACGGCGGCCGGGTCCGCTACCGCAAGGTGTGCGACCTGGAGGGCCAGGAGGTGCCGCAGGACGAGATCAGCCGCGGGTACCAGGCCCCGGACGGCACGATCATCCCGATCACCGACGACGAGCTGGCGGCGCTGCCCGTGCCGACCGCGAAGACGATCGACATCGTCGCCTTCGTGCCGGGCGAGCGCATCGACCCGCTCCAGCTCGGCACCGCCTACTACCTCCAGGCCAACGGGGCGCAGGCGGCCAAGCCGTACACGCTGCTCAGGGAGGCGCTGAAGCGCAGCGGCCGGGTGGCGATCGCCAAGTTCTCGCTGCGCGGGCGGGAGCGGCTCGGCATGCTGCGGGTCGTCGAGGACGTCATCGCCATGCACGGCCTGCTGTGGCCGGACGAGATCAGGGCGCCGGAGCTGGCCGCGCCCGAGACGGACGTGAGGGTCCGGGACGCGGAGCTCGACCTCGCGGACACCCTCATGGACACGCTCGGCGAGGTCGAACTCGACTCGCTGCACGACGACTACCGCCAGGCCCTGGAGGAGCTGATCGTCTCCAAGGCGGAGGGGCGACAGCTGGAACGGCCCAAGGGGGAGCCCGGCGGGGGCAAGGTCATCGATCTGATGGCCGCGCTGGAGAGTTCGGTGCGGGCCGCCGAGGCGGCGGGTAAGGCCGGTACTGCGAAGGGGGGTGCGACGAGGTCCGGGGCGGCGAAGTCCGGGGCCGCGAAGGCCGGGGGGAAGAAGGCTCCGGCCAAGGCGGCTTCCGCCAAGGAGGCTCCTGCCAAGAGGGCTCCCGCCAAGAAGGCTTCGGCGAAGAAGGCCGGGGGCAAGAAGGCGGCTCCGGCCAAGAAGGCCCCGCCCCGGGGGCGGAAGTCCGCCTGA
- a CDS encoding RNA polymerase sigma factor, which yields MNQPGHVRRERPQDRALEDALARAQEGDEAAFATVYRMVHPGVLGYVRGLVGDDAEDVAAEAWLEITRDLWRFRGDAGGFRGWTATIARHRALDHLRRQRVRPRSSFLDPAVLELPGGQNTQEQAIESITTRQALNLIAGLPQDQAEAVLLRVVVGLTGPAAARVLGKRPGAVRSAAHRGLKRLARQLTGTGVPESGPHTLGKPI from the coding sequence GTGAACCAGCCTGGCCACGTCCGCCGCGAACGACCACAGGACCGGGCACTGGAAGACGCCCTCGCCCGCGCTCAGGAAGGGGACGAGGCGGCGTTCGCGACGGTCTACCGCATGGTGCACCCCGGGGTGCTCGGCTACGTGCGCGGCCTGGTCGGCGACGACGCCGAGGACGTGGCGGCGGAGGCATGGTTGGAGATCACCCGCGATCTGTGGCGGTTCCGCGGGGACGCGGGCGGCTTCCGCGGCTGGACGGCGACCATCGCCCGGCACCGCGCGCTGGACCACCTGCGCCGCCAGAGAGTCCGTCCGCGCTCGTCGTTCCTCGACCCCGCCGTCCTCGAACTGCCCGGCGGGCAGAACACCCAGGAGCAGGCGATCGAGTCCATCACCACCAGGCAGGCGCTGAACCTGATCGCGGGGCTGCCGCAGGACCAGGCGGAGGCGGTACTGCTGCGCGTGGTGGTCGGGCTGACCGGGCCCGCGGCGGCTCGGGTACTGGGCAAACGGCCCGGCGCCGTCCGCTCGGCCGCCCACCGGGGCCTCAAGCGCCTGGCCCGGCAACTGACGGGTACTGGAGTGCCGGAAAGCGGACCCCATACGCTGGGGAAGCCGATATGA
- a CDS encoding phospholipase — MRRRFALPLATTVVALTAALLPAATASAAAPADKLQVLSSWTQTSAASYNSFIAARNNQGAWTAYGFDWSTDYCSDSPDNPFGFPFKDACSRHDFGYRNYKAAGAFPANKDRIDSALYEDLKRVCATYSGATKTSCDGTAWVYYQAVHNFGSVAPQKAAA, encoded by the coding sequence ATGCGTCGCAGATTCGCTCTCCCGCTGGCCACCACCGTGGTCGCCCTGACCGCCGCCCTGCTGCCCGCCGCCACCGCCTCCGCCGCCGCCCCCGCCGACAAGCTCCAGGTGCTCAGCAGCTGGACGCAGACGAGCGCGGCCAGCTACAACTCCTTCATCGCCGCCCGGAACAACCAGGGCGCCTGGACCGCGTACGGCTTCGACTGGTCCACCGACTACTGCAGCGACTCCCCCGACAACCCCTTCGGCTTCCCGTTCAAGGACGCCTGCTCGCGGCACGACTTCGGGTACCGCAACTACAAGGCCGCCGGCGCCTTCCCGGCCAACAAGGACCGGATCGACAGCGCCCTCTACGAGGACCTCAAGCGCGTCTGCGCCACGTACAGCGGCGCCACCAAGACCTCCTGCGACGGGACGGCCTGGGTCTACTACCAGGCAGTGCACAACTTCGGCTCCGTGGCGCCCCAGAAGGCCGCCGCCTGA
- a CDS encoding AAA family ATPase, with translation MTVQAIQEVRLTAFKSFRGEALPLAPLSVLIGRNSSGKSNALDGLEVLSRLARGEDVTEALESRSGPAGPVRGGLAGCVPHGSDGFSLGCTVASPAGPVHLDVTVQVEPEVQIVEEHLWGPTARGPRDLLVSGEPSPHLGDLQASWHNGKRGPNPSGPFRSSRLLTSQLPLRIVGETEGEADTVRSAQTVLSALAGSFHLDPVPHLMRQYVPARDTSLRRTAENLSAAVGGIQRSHPALFGRLVALLRGLADHDIDTLSVTRSELGDVMLALDEGPLGLTPAREMSDGMLRFLAVTASLLTGGGGLDLGPQGAPGAGPADRPLTLVIEELENGLHPSQASEVLRLVRQASAENWTQVLITTHSPALLSALDSKDHDGVVVCWRDRATGLSRLTRLTELDGYPAAMAAGSLGDVVTQGRLQERGRRDRDYSEFDRMLGIG, from the coding sequence GTGACTGTCCAAGCAATCCAAGAGGTCCGCCTAACGGCCTTCAAGAGCTTCCGTGGCGAGGCTCTGCCGCTGGCTCCGCTGAGCGTGCTCATCGGCCGTAACAGCAGCGGCAAGTCGAATGCGCTTGATGGTCTCGAAGTCCTGTCAAGGCTGGCGCGGGGCGAGGACGTCACCGAGGCGCTGGAGAGCCGCAGTGGTCCCGCGGGACCGGTGCGTGGCGGCCTGGCCGGATGTGTTCCGCACGGCTCGGACGGGTTCTCGCTCGGCTGCACCGTGGCATCGCCGGCCGGGCCTGTCCACCTCGACGTGACCGTACAGGTGGAGCCCGAGGTCCAGATTGTCGAGGAGCACCTGTGGGGGCCGACTGCACGAGGACCTCGTGACCTGCTTGTCAGCGGGGAGCCCAGTCCGCACCTTGGCGACCTCCAGGCCTCGTGGCACAACGGCAAGCGGGGTCCCAACCCGAGCGGCCCGTTCCGCAGCAGCCGGCTGCTCACCTCGCAGCTGCCGCTGCGCATCGTAGGGGAGACCGAGGGAGAGGCGGACACGGTCCGCAGTGCCCAGACCGTGCTGTCCGCCCTGGCTGGGTCGTTCCATCTCGACCCCGTACCTCACCTGATGCGGCAGTATGTGCCCGCGCGGGATACCAGCCTGCGGCGAACGGCCGAGAACCTCTCCGCAGCCGTCGGCGGTATCCAGCGTTCCCACCCCGCCCTGTTCGGGCGGCTGGTGGCGCTGCTCCGAGGCCTCGCCGATCACGACATCGACACGCTCTCCGTAACCAGGTCCGAACTGGGCGATGTGATGCTCGCGCTGGACGAGGGGCCCCTCGGGCTCACTCCGGCCCGGGAAATGAGCGACGGCATGCTGCGCTTCCTGGCAGTGACCGCTTCTCTGCTCACCGGCGGCGGCGGCCTCGATCTGGGGCCCCAGGGAGCACCGGGGGCAGGACCCGCCGATCGGCCACTCACTTTGGTGATCGAGGAACTCGAGAACGGGCTGCACCCCTCGCAGGCGTCCGAAGTGCTCAGGCTCGTCCGGCAGGCAAGCGCGGAGAACTGGACCCAGGTGCTGATCACCACGCATAGTCCGGCCTTGCTGTCCGCGCTGGACAGCAAGGACCACGACGGGGTCGTGGTCTGCTGGCGCGATCGGGCCACGGGCTTGAGTCGGCTGACGAGGCTGACGGAGCTGGACGGATATCCGGCGGCCATGGCGGCCGGCTCACTGGGCGACGTCGTCACGCAAGGTCGGCTCCAGGAACGGGGACGGCGCGACCGAGACTACTCAGAATTCGACAGGATGCTGGGGATCGGCTGA